From Deltaproteobacteria bacterium, one genomic window encodes:
- a CDS encoding VCBS repeat-containing protein, with product MAPRAVSHIEVSGGSGHYTAQLLIETGNSGDPVVDATPTDPADGGPLFFTYKAGGVGGVVDKVQVSDGSTTAVVQIRVGQSLAITPEQLNRAPLQSWAFNVSGGQAPFCFSVATEESHGGACDGAALGLGCTSDGGAACVISDGGTGSCIVAAPPDDAGNSNSASYQARSCGDGFDVITVTDATGSSATARVGVSAELMLLTGSSSTNPRGTVLLQASGGVPPYLFSLDDRGNRSGGSVDTGGVYTAGPNANVSDVVQVVDAVGARTVAGIDVGDNEVQVPRSAGVIVVSGDFNGDGLSDVAAVVNTLLGTQLLLAAGDGTGLSPVRTFFLSQDFPDQVLVGDFDGSGTADLLLVTSINTGYELRFVSGRRDGSFDFPVPIAARFDQIREPLVVMHAHNGLQLVQDMVLTMEPGDGGNDPRSGVAVDLDPHTLGINYVSRFDLPFSGTWDAEQILAADFEGNDTQVVVVHGGAPSTGASACPGGAAQAAWFLTFQVDDDGGIEQTTYADAGALCVPVSDPEFDTLTPLFHDPNQALPDFLVTHSDDTAGSNSFSYAVQEYSDQTGQYHAVNIPEEAPDHAVGYYGNWIDDANGYPAGIHAEVITLGETGNHRYMLPVDGGQAVLRSDALPPLASAVFAVDVDNDAYPDAVILEGDAGLVRVQRGGPDARLGLGHTRQLVANAQLAVATDLDGDGRADLVVADDALRIWWGSADGGMAQDRAAPLLGGSVIDLTAGTGEVWAFGQDSSFNWLMGRLAWTADAGLGMATLSIDPSSTTLLATDTLSMQPMNAGGPGLLFQEVGFQDFAQPNAGLVITSPDGGLMAVDDPLFAGANDGALYAPVHVSGADADDLVAASYDSNQGAWTLALYPATSSAGSRWAAAPSATTAVSVRSSFDGSDYPMVAGGIFGFASTPGGALDSVLVAGAFDDGSGGCDASNNGEAFAVYKVVGGQFQRVASTDTGLMDDPCYAQYALRLQAADFNGDHQNELLLLDRGTLQNYDYGTGSLSDLDLPLYRVDLTSSGDMGVTPLVLAGYNADAAAADFDGDGRGDLGICKLSFPLQSPDSADQLLFAFSHPDGSLY from the coding sequence GTGGCCCCCCGCGCCGTCTCGCACATCGAGGTGAGCGGCGGCTCGGGCCACTACACCGCCCAGCTGCTGATCGAGACCGGCAACAGCGGCGACCCCGTCGTGGACGCCACGCCCACCGACCCCGCCGACGGCGGGCCGCTCTTCTTCACCTACAAGGCCGGCGGCGTGGGCGGCGTGGTGGACAAGGTGCAGGTGTCCGACGGCTCGACCACCGCGGTGGTGCAGATTCGCGTCGGCCAGTCGCTGGCCATCACGCCCGAGCAGCTCAACCGCGCGCCCCTGCAGAGCTGGGCCTTCAACGTGAGCGGCGGCCAGGCGCCGTTCTGCTTCAGCGTCGCGACCGAGGAGTCGCATGGCGGCGCGTGCGACGGCGCCGCCCTGGGGCTGGGCTGCACGAGCGACGGCGGTGCGGCCTGCGTGATTTCCGACGGCGGGACGGGCTCGTGCATCGTGGCCGCGCCCCCCGACGACGCCGGGAACTCGAACTCGGCCAGCTACCAGGCGCGAAGCTGCGGCGACGGGTTCGACGTCATCACCGTCACCGACGCCACCGGGAGCTCGGCGACGGCGCGGGTGGGCGTGAGCGCCGAGCTCATGCTGCTCACGGGCTCCAGCTCCACCAATCCCCGGGGAACGGTGCTCCTGCAGGCCAGCGGCGGTGTGCCGCCGTACCTCTTCTCCCTGGACGACCGGGGAAACCGCAGCGGGGGCTCCGTCGACACCGGTGGCGTGTATACGGCCGGGCCAAACGCCAACGTCAGCGACGTGGTTCAGGTGGTGGACGCGGTGGGCGCGCGGACCGTCGCGGGCATCGACGTGGGCGACAACGAGGTGCAGGTCCCCCGCTCGGCAGGCGTGATCGTGGTCAGCGGCGACTTCAACGGCGACGGGCTCTCCGACGTGGCAGCCGTGGTGAACACGCTGCTCGGCACGCAGCTCCTCCTCGCAGCGGGCGATGGCACCGGTTTGTCCCCGGTGCGGACCTTCTTCTTGTCGCAGGACTTTCCCGACCAGGTCCTGGTGGGCGACTTCGACGGCAGCGGCACCGCAGACCTCCTCCTGGTCACCTCCATCAACACGGGCTACGAGCTCCGGTTCGTGAGCGGCCGGCGCGACGGGAGCTTCGACTTCCCCGTGCCCATCGCGGCGCGGTTCGATCAGATCCGGGAGCCCTTGGTGGTGATGCACGCCCACAACGGCCTGCAGCTCGTCCAGGACATGGTCCTCACCATGGAGCCAGGTGACGGCGGCAACGATCCGCGCTCCGGCGTCGCGGTGGACCTCGATCCCCACACCCTGGGCATCAACTACGTCAGCCGGTTCGACCTGCCCTTCTCAGGCACCTGGGACGCCGAGCAGATCCTCGCTGCAGACTTCGAGGGCAACGATACCCAGGTGGTGGTCGTGCACGGCGGGGCGCCGAGCACCGGCGCGAGCGCGTGTCCGGGTGGAGCGGCCCAGGCGGCCTGGTTCCTCACCTTCCAGGTCGATGACGATGGCGGCATCGAGCAGACCACCTACGCCGATGCAGGCGCGCTTTGTGTCCCCGTGTCCGACCCTGAGTTCGACACGCTGACCCCGCTCTTTCACGACCCCAATCAGGCGCTGCCGGACTTCCTGGTCACCCACTCCGACGACACCGCGGGCTCAAACTCCTTCTCCTACGCCGTGCAGGAGTACAGCGACCAGACCGGGCAGTACCACGCGGTGAACATCCCCGAGGAGGCGCCGGACCACGCCGTGGGCTACTACGGCAACTGGATCGACGACGCGAACGGCTACCCCGCCGGGATCCACGCGGAGGTGATTACCCTCGGCGAGACCGGCAACCACCGCTACATGCTCCCCGTCGATGGCGGGCAGGCGGTGCTGCGCAGCGACGCCTTGCCTCCCCTGGCGAGCGCAGTTTTCGCCGTCGACGTGGACAACGACGCCTACCCCGACGCGGTGATCCTCGAGGGCGACGCCGGGCTGGTGCGGGTGCAGCGCGGCGGGCCCGATGCGCGGCTGGGGTTGGGCCACACCCGGCAGCTCGTGGCCAACGCGCAGCTCGCCGTCGCCACGGATCTCGACGGGGACGGGCGCGCAGACCTGGTCGTCGCCGACGATGCGTTGCGCATCTGGTGGGGCTCGGCCGACGGCGGCATGGCGCAGGACCGCGCGGCTCCACTGCTCGGCGGCTCGGTGATTGACCTGACCGCCGGCACCGGAGAGGTCTGGGCCTTTGGGCAGGACAGCAGCTTCAACTGGCTCATGGGCCGGCTCGCTTGGACCGCCGATGCCGGGCTGGGCATGGCCACGCTGAGCATCGACCCCTCCAGCACCACGCTCTTGGCGACAGACACCCTCTCCATGCAGCCCATGAACGCAGGGGGCCCCGGCTTGCTCTTCCAGGAAGTGGGGTTTCAGGACTTCGCCCAGCCCAACGCGGGCCTGGTGATCACCAGCCCGGACGGCGGTCTGATGGCGGTGGACGATCCGCTCTTCGCCGGGGCGAACGACGGCGCGCTCTACGCCCCGGTGCACGTCAGCGGCGCGGATGCAGACGACCTGGTGGCGGCGAGCTACGACAGCAACCAAGGCGCCTGGACGCTCGCGCTCTACCCGGCGACGTCGTCGGCGGGCAGCCGTTGGGCTGCGGCGCCGAGCGCCACCACCGCCGTGTCGGTGCGCTCGAGCTTCGATGGCAGCGACTATCCCATGGTGGCCGGAGGCATCTTCGGCTTCGCGTCCACGCCGGGCGGAGCGCTCGATTCGGTGCTGGTGGCAGGCGCGTTCGACGACGGCTCGGGGGGCTGCGACGCGTCCAACAACGGCGAGGCCTTCGCGGTCTACAAGGTGGTGGGTGGCCAGTTCCAACGGGTCGCCTCCACCGACACCGGCCTCATGGACGACCCGTGCTACGCGCAATACGCGCTGCGGCTCCAGGCCGCCGACTTCAACGGCGACCACCAGAACGAGCTGCTCCTCCTCGATCGAGGCACCTTGCAGAACTACGACTACGGCACCGGCTCGCTGAGCGACCTCGACCTCCCGCTGTACCGGGTGGATCTCACGTCGAGCGGCGACATGGGCGTCACGCCGCTGGTGCTCGCGGGCTACAACGCCGACGCGGCCGCCGCCGACTTCGATGGCGACGGACGGGGGGATCTGGGCATTTGCAAGCTCTCGTTCCCGCTGCAGAGCCCCGATTCGGCGGATCAGCTCCTCTTTGCGTTCAGCCATCCTGACGGGTCACTGTACTGA
- the metH gene encoding methionine synthase, giving the protein MSSSPRAARVAALRQALERRVLVLDGAMGTAIQALNLGPDDFGGVDLEGCNENLNTTRPAAIEGIHKRYFEAGADIAETNSFGSTPLVLAEYGLSEKAFEISKLSAEIARRAADAASTPERPRWVAGSMGPTTKAISITGGVTFDELVAHFHEQARGLHAGGVDYFLIETCQDTRNIKAAILGIEKLFAEGAERIPVAVSGTIEAMGTMLGGQGVEALATSLEHVDLLYIGLNCATGPEFMTDHLRSLARMARTRVAVVPNAGLPDENGHYLETPEMMARTLSRFGEEGWLNLIGGCCGTTDAHIRALSSIAPKLKPRVIPVERRSALSGVDYLEIADDNRPVIVGERTNVLGSKKFKELIRDGKIDEATEIAKAQVKRGAQVIDVCVQDPDRDESADMRAFLDMVIKKVRVPLMIDTTDAKVIDLALTYCQGKSIINSVNLEDGEERFEHVVPIARKYGAALVVGCIDEDKKQAQAITRQRKLDIAIRSRDILTKKYGVAEEDLYFDPLVFPCATGDQNYVGSAVETIEGVRLIKQHLPRCKTVLGISNVSFGLPAAGREVLNSVFLYHCVQAGLDMALVNAEKLERYPQIPAEERKLAEDLIWNRGADPIAAFAAHFRDRKAKVADRSTLPIEERIARCVIEGSKDGLFDDLTEQLKKQRPLDVINGPLMAGMDEVGRLFNANELIVAEVLQSAEVMKAAVAFLEPHMDKADVATRGKVVLATVKGDVHDIGKNLVDIILTNNGFQVVNLGIKVPPEKIIEAVKEHRPDIVGLSGLLVKSAQQMVVTAEDLSRAGVQVPMLVGGAALSANFVDKQIANAYSGTVAYANDAMSGLELAKQITDPERFQKLQGDLAARRAKLKSVDVSAPVKKVGQKRSGAIRPPADFPKPPDLDRHVLTQTPLDQIWGFINPVMLYGRHLGLKSSVVRQIETASVSELAQTEAGRKAIELKEMMDALRAECRTGLMSVKAVYRFYRAASEGNALHLYDPSGAKLTTFEFGRQPGAEGLCLADYVKPASEGTDDTVALFVTTAGAGIRDAAEKFKRQGDYLRCHALQALALETAEAYAELLHTQLRTLWGFPDGPNVDMLDRFKANYRGKRYSFGYPACPRLEDQQQLFSVLRPEEIGVQLTDGCMMDPEASVSAVVFHHPQASYFSVHDLSQG; this is encoded by the coding sequence CGCCGCGTGCTCGTCCTCGACGGCGCCATGGGCACCGCCATCCAGGCGCTCAACCTCGGCCCGGACGACTTCGGCGGCGTCGATCTCGAGGGATGTAACGAAAATTTGAACACCACCCGGCCCGCGGCCATCGAGGGCATTCACAAGCGCTACTTCGAGGCCGGCGCCGACATCGCCGAGACCAACAGCTTCGGCTCCACGCCGCTCGTGCTCGCTGAGTACGGCCTGAGCGAGAAGGCGTTCGAGATCTCCAAATTGTCGGCGGAGATCGCGCGCCGCGCGGCCGATGCCGCGAGCACGCCGGAGCGTCCGCGCTGGGTGGCGGGCTCCATGGGCCCGACGACGAAGGCCATCTCCATCACCGGCGGCGTGACGTTCGACGAGCTCGTGGCGCACTTCCATGAGCAGGCGCGCGGGCTTCACGCGGGCGGCGTCGACTATTTCCTCATCGAGACCTGCCAGGACACGCGCAACATCAAGGCCGCGATCCTCGGCATCGAGAAGCTCTTCGCCGAGGGCGCGGAGCGCATTCCGGTCGCGGTGAGCGGCACCATCGAGGCGATGGGCACCATGCTGGGCGGGCAGGGCGTCGAGGCGCTGGCGACGTCGCTCGAGCACGTGGACCTGCTCTACATCGGCCTCAACTGCGCCACCGGTCCGGAGTTCATGACCGACCACCTGCGCTCGCTCGCGCGCATGGCTCGCACGCGCGTGGCCGTGGTGCCGAACGCGGGCCTGCCCGACGAGAACGGCCACTACCTCGAGACGCCGGAGATGATGGCGCGCACGCTCTCGCGCTTCGGCGAGGAGGGCTGGCTCAACCTCATCGGCGGCTGCTGCGGCACCACCGACGCGCACATCCGCGCTCTCTCGAGCATCGCCCCGAAGCTCAAGCCGCGCGTGATCCCCGTCGAGCGGCGCAGCGCCTTGAGCGGCGTGGACTACCTCGAGATCGCCGACGACAACCGGCCGGTGATCGTGGGCGAGCGCACCAACGTGCTCGGCAGCAAGAAGTTCAAGGAGCTCATCCGCGACGGCAAGATCGACGAGGCCACCGAGATCGCCAAGGCGCAGGTGAAGCGCGGCGCCCAGGTGATCGACGTCTGTGTGCAGGACCCCGACCGCGACGAGAGCGCCGACATGCGCGCGTTCCTCGACATGGTCATCAAGAAGGTCCGCGTGCCGTTGATGATCGACACCACGGACGCCAAGGTCATCGATCTCGCGCTGACATACTGTCAGGGCAAATCGATTATCAACTCTGTCAATTTGGAAGATGGCGAGGAGCGCTTCGAGCACGTCGTGCCCATCGCGCGGAAGTACGGCGCGGCGCTCGTCGTGGGCTGCATCGACGAGGACAAGAAGCAGGCCCAGGCCATCACCCGCCAGCGCAAGCTCGACATCGCCATTCGCTCGCGCGACATCCTCACCAAGAAGTACGGCGTCGCCGAGGAGGATCTGTACTTCGATCCCCTCGTGTTCCCGTGCGCGACCGGCGATCAGAACTACGTGGGCAGCGCTGTGGAGACCATCGAGGGCGTGCGGCTCATCAAGCAGCACCTGCCCCGGTGCAAGACCGTGCTCGGCATCTCAAACGTGTCGTTCGGGCTGCCCGCGGCCGGCCGGGAAGTATTGAATTCGGTATTTCTTTATCACTGTGTCCAGGCCGGCCTGGACATGGCGCTCGTCAACGCCGAGAAGCTCGAGCGCTATCCGCAGATCCCGGCCGAGGAGCGCAAGCTCGCCGAGGACCTCATCTGGAACCGCGGCGCAGATCCCATCGCCGCGTTCGCCGCGCACTTCCGCGACCGCAAGGCCAAGGTCGCCGATCGCTCCACGCTCCCGATTGAAGAGCGCATCGCCCGCTGCGTGATCGAGGGCTCCAAGGACGGCCTCTTCGACGACCTCACCGAGCAGCTCAAGAAGCAGCGCCCGCTCGACGTGATCAACGGCCCGCTCATGGCCGGCATGGACGAGGTGGGACGGCTCTTCAACGCCAACGAGCTCATCGTGGCCGAGGTGCTCCAGAGCGCCGAGGTGATGAAGGCAGCCGTGGCGTTCCTCGAGCCGCACATGGACAAGGCCGACGTGGCCACGCGCGGCAAGGTGGTGCTCGCCACGGTGAAGGGCGACGTCCACGACATCGGCAAGAACCTGGTGGACATCATCCTCACCAACAACGGCTTCCAGGTGGTGAACCTGGGCATCAAGGTGCCGCCCGAGAAGATCATCGAGGCCGTGAAGGAGCACCGGCCGGACATCGTCGGCTTGTCGGGACTGCTGGTGAAGAGCGCGCAGCAGATGGTGGTGACGGCCGAAGACCTCTCGCGCGCGGGCGTGCAGGTGCCCATGCTCGTGGGCGGCGCGGCGCTGTCGGCGAACTTCGTCGACAAGCAGATCGCCAACGCCTACTCGGGCACCGTGGCCTATGCGAACGACGCCATGAGCGGCCTCGAGCTCGCCAAGCAGATCACCGACCCCGAGCGCTTCCAGAAGCTGCAGGGCGATCTCGCCGCGCGGCGCGCCAAGCTCAAGAGCGTGGACGTGTCCGCGCCGGTGAAGAAGGTGGGCCAGAAGCGCTCCGGCGCGATCAGGCCGCCCGCCGACTTCCCGAAGCCGCCCGACCTCGATCGGCACGTGCTCACCCAGACGCCGCTCGACCAGATCTGGGGCTTCATCAACCCGGTCATGCTCTACGGCCGCCACCTGGGATTGAAGAGCAGCGTGGTCCGCCAGATCGAGACCGCCAGCGTTTCCGAGCTCGCGCAGACCGAGGCGGGCCGCAAGGCCATCGAGCTCAAGGAGATGATGGACGCGCTGCGCGCCGAGTGCCGCACGGGCCTGATGAGCGTGAAGGCCGTGTACCGCTTCTACCGCGCGGCCAGCGAGGGCAACGCGCTGCACCTCTACGACCCGAGCGGCGCCAAGCTCACCACCTTCGAGTTCGGGCGCCAGCCGGGCGCCGAGGGTCTGTGCCTCGCCGACTACGTGAAGCCCGCGAGCGAGGGCACCGACGACACCGTGGCGCTCTTCGTGACCACCGCGGGCGCCGGCATCCGCGACGCGGCCGAGAAGTTCAAGCGCCAGGGTGACTATCTTCGCTGTCACGCCTTGCAGGCTTTGGCGCTCGAGACCGCCGAGGCCTACGCCGAGCTCCTCCACACCCAGCTCCGCACCCTTTGGGGTTTTCCCGATGGCCCGAATGTGGACATGCTTGACCGCTTCAAGGCCAACTACCGCGGCAAGCGGTATTCGTTCGGGTATCCCGCATGCCCACGTCTCGAGGATCAGCAGCAGCTCTTCTCGGTGCTCAGGCCCGAGGAGATCGGCGTGCAGCTCACGGACGGCTGCATGATGGACCCGGAGGCGAGCGTGTCCGCGGTGGTGTTCCACCACCCGCAGGCCAGCTACTTCTCGGTGCACGACTTGTCGCAGGGCTGA